One segment of Clavelina lepadiformis chromosome 2, kaClaLepa1.1, whole genome shotgun sequence DNA contains the following:
- the LOC143446253 gene encoding uncharacterized protein LOC143446253 — protein MKVIVAGYSKTGTTSLAAALSELGYTVYDFLDHFWYHGDKWTKILSSSGGSIEDFKEMYQSVDAVTDCPPNLIWEELLQVFPDTKIILTTREEDDWYKSYSKHNEVLRKNFTYKIMQILSPTGWKFFKFCRNNVMCRSGLHMRHPFYLSYHSNVILLKRGFRQHTKYCQQNCPPDKLLVYDVGQGWAPLCEFLGKEIPDKPFPHENVAGNVSDKLMATHPAFIRIQREAATTSVLLCLTLCLVTYKYHKFHPGKLLLDKLSSLFQRWFC, from the exons ATGAAAGTGATAGTAGCTGGGTACTCAAAGACTGGGACAACGTCCTTGGCTGCAGCTTTATCTGAGTTGGGTTACACCGTCTATGATTTTCTTGATCACTTCTGGTATCATGGCGATAAGTGGACCAAGATACTTTCATCCAGTGGTGGAAGTATTGAAGATTTCAAAGAGATGTATCAGTCAGTGGATGCAGTGACTGACTGCCCGCCTAACTTGATTTGGGAAGAGCTATTACAAGTTTTCCCAGATACTAAG ATTATTTTAACCACAAGAGAAGAGGACGATTGGTACAAGAGCTACAGCAAACACAACGAGGTTTTAAGAAAGAATTTCACCTATAAAATCATGCAAATACTTTCACCAACAGGATggaagttttttaaattttgtcgtAATAACG TCATGTGTCGATCTGGTTTACATATGCGTCATCCGTTTTACTTAAGCTATCATAGCAATGTCATTTTACTGAAAAGAGGCTTCAGACAACATACCAAGTATTGCCAACAG AATTGTCCTCCTGATAAACTGCTGGTCTACGATGTCGGTCAAGGATGGGCGCCTTTGTGTGAGTTCCTAGGAAAGGAAATTCCAGACAAGCCCTTCCCTCATGAAAACGTTGCTGGAAATGTCAGTGACAAACTCATGGCAACTCATCCGGCATTTATTCGAATACAACGAGAAGCTGCAACCACGTCTGTGTTGTTGTGTTTAACCCTGTGTCTCGTCACTTACAAGTATCATAAGTTTCATCCCGGAAAATTATTGCTTGACAAGTTAAGCTCACTTTTTCAGCGTTGGTTTTGTTAA